TTCCCATTTGATAATTTTTTATAAACTCATCTTTATACTCTTTAAAATTTCCATCAATAATTGCTTTTCTAGCATTTTTCATAAGTTTTAATAGGAAATAAAGATTGTGATATGTAGCTAATCTTTGTCCTAAAATCTCTTCTGCTTTAAATAGATGTCTTATATATCCTCTTGTATAATTTCTACATACATAGCAATCACAACCTTCATCAAGAGGTCTATCATCTTCAGCATAAGCAGCATTCTTTATAACCAATCTACCATATTTTGTAAACACTGTTCCATGTCTACCTATTCTACTAGGTTGTACACAGTCCATCATATCTATTCCAGCTTCAACAGCTTCTAACATATCCAATGGTTCTCCTACTCCCATAAGATATCTAGGCTTATTCTCTGGACATTTCTCTACAATATGATGTAATATTCTATACATATCTTCACGAGGTTCTCCAACTGCTAGTCCTCCTATTGCATACCCAGAAAAACTTTCATCCATAGTCATAAGCTCATTTAAACTCTTATCTCTTAGATCTTCATATATTCCACCTTGAACTATGGCAAATAATCCTTGCTCATCAGGTCTTTTATGAGCCTCTATACATCTTTTAGCCCATCTTGTAGTTCTCTCTATTGATGGTATCATATACTCTCTTGTAGAAAGCCCTGGAGGGCATTCATCAAATAGCATCACTATATCAGAACCTAAATTATTTTGAATACTGATAGATTTTTCAGGAGAAAGGAAATGTTTAGATCCATCTATATGAGAACTAAATTTTACTCCCTCTTCTGTTATCTTTCTTAAAGCTCCTAAACTAAATACTTGGAAACCTCCACTATCAGTTAAAATAGGTCTATTCCAATTCATAAATTTGTGAAGTCCACCAAATTTTGCTATTAATTCATCACTAGGTCTTAAATAAAGGTGGTATGTATTTCCTAATATTATTTCAGAACCTATAGTTTCTAACTCCTCTGGTGTCATTGTTTTTACAGTAGCTTGTGTTCCTACAGGCATAAATACAGGTGTTTCAATTACTCCATGTGGAGTTGTTATTCTTCCTGCTCTAGCTTTTCCCTGTTTAACTTCTAGCTCATATGTTACAGGTAATTTTTTTGTCATATATTCTCCTATCTATTTATTTTATCTATCTACTGATATTACGCTTTTTAATTTTAATAAGTTATTCAACAGATATTTATACTCGCTCTTATCACTTATCTCTATAGTAAGTTTTAGATTTATATATTTATCTCCATTTTTTACTATCTCATTTGAATTAACAGAGACTAAATTTATCTTGTGATTTGCTATTACATTCATTAGATCCAATAAAATATTTGGTCTATCATAAACAAGAACATTAAAAGTAAACTTATATTTATTAAGTTTTTTAGCTATTAAGCTTTTATCCCAAGCAACAGCTATCTCTCTTGTAGGGTCGTGAGCTATCATACTTTGAACATTTTTACAATCTTTTCTATGAACTGTTATTCCTGTTAATTTTGTAACATATCCTGTTATCTCATCTCCAGGAAGAGGAGTACAACATCTCGCAAATCTAATTAAAGTATTATTTACTCCATCTATAACTATTCCATAATCATTTTTGCCAGCTGAACTTTTTTCCTTCTCTTTTTTCTTCTCCATAAGTTCATCTATATCTATATTTGAAATAGCTCTCTCTTTTTCAATTCTTGTTCTTAATTTTTTAATAATAACATCTATCTTACTTCTCTTTTCTCCCACATGGAAATAAAATTCATCTAAATTATTGATATTATTCTTTTCCATATGTTTTTTTATAATTGGATCTTCTTCCATCTCTTTAAGAGAGATTCCTAATTTTCCTAACTCTCTCTCAAGATTTTCTCTTCCAATTTTTATTGTTTCTTCCATTATAGAGTCTTTTAAAAGTTTTCTAATCTTACTTTTAGCTCCATGAGTAACTACTATATCCAACCAATCTTTTGCTGGTCCTTTTGAATTTTTAGCAGTTATAATCTCAACTCTATCTCCATTTTGAAGTTTATAATCTAAAGTAACAATCTTTCCATTTACCTTAGCTCCTACACATTTACATCCTATCTGTGTGTGAATAGCAAAGGCAAAATCAAGAGGTGTAGCCCCTTGTGGTAACTCTAAAATATCCCCTTTTGGAGAGAAAACAAATACTGTTTCGTTCATTATATCTTCAGTTACGCTTTTTATAAAGTCTTGTGTATCCTCAGCCTCATTTTGAAGTTCAAGTATATTTCTAAGCCAACCATAAATTTGATCGCCCTTTGTTACCTTTGTTTTCTCCTTATAGCTCCAATGTGCTGCTACCCCTTCTTCAGCAACCTTGTCCATCTCTTCAGTTCTAATTTGAATTTCAATAAATTTACCTTGTGGTCCTACAATTGTAGTGTGAATTGATTGATAGTTATTTGATTTAGGAACTGCTATATAATCTTTAAATCTTCCAGGAACTGGTCTGAAGTGACTGTGAATAACTCCTAAAGTGTTATAACATTCAGCCTCTGTATCTACAATTATTCTTATCCCCATTAAATCGTAAATATCATCAAACTCTTTTCCCTTTTCATACATCTTTTTATATATACTGTAAAAATGTTTAAATCTACCTTTTACACTTCCTTTGATACCTGTATCATGAAGTAGTTTTACTATTGTTTTTATAAAACTCTCTATATACTCACTTCTTTCAGCTCTTTTACTATCTATTAAACTTTTTATATGTGTATACTCATCTGGCTTCAGGTATCTTAAACATAAATCTTCAAGCTCCCATTTTATTTTAGCTATCCCTAATCTATGGGCAAGTGGTGCATATATATCCAAAGTTTCTTGAGATATAGAGATCTGTTTTTCTGGTTTCATATACTTCATTGTTCTCATATTATGAAGTCTATCTGCTAGTTTTATAATGATCACTCTCAAGTTTTGAGCCATAGCAAGAATCATTTTTCTAATATTCTCATCTTGCTTTTTTGTTCCATTTGGCAGATTTTTTAATTTTGTAACTCCATCTACAAGAGTTGCCACTGTATCACCAAAATTATATTTAATATCTGCTAAAGTTATCATTGTATCTTCAACTATATCATGTAAAATACCAGCTACTATGGTATCTGTATCCATTTTCATATCAATGAGGATTTTTGTAACTTCTACTGGGTGCATAATATAATCTTCTCCAGATTTTCTGTATTGTCCCTCATGACACTCTTCTGCAAAACATAGAGCTAATTTTATTTTTTCAAGATCTACTTTTAAATTGTTCTTATTTATCTGATTTACAATTTCTTCCCAATAGTTCATAAAAATTTCCTCTTTTCCTTATTAAATTTTTAACAAAAGGCGACATCACTGTCGCCTTTAATCTTTAGTATTTCATTAAAGCCAATACAGGATAATCTTTTAATTTTTCTATTCCTTTTAATTCTTCAAGTTCAATTAAAAATCCTAGCCCTGCAACAACTCCCCCTAAAGCTTCAACTAATTTTATTACAGCTTCAATAGTTCCTCCTGTTGCTAAAAGATCATCAACTATCAATACTCTTTGTCCTGGCTTTATAGCATCTTTATGCATAGCTAAAACATTTGAACCATATTCTAAATCATATGAATACTCTATTACTTCTCTTGGTAATTTCCCAGGTTTTCTAACTGGAACAAACCCTACTTCTAATTCTGTTGCTACTGGACAACCAAAAAGGAACCCTCTAGCCTCTGGTCCTACTACAACGTCTACTTCTTTCTCTTTAGCAAATTCAACTAATCTATTTATAGTCTCTTTATATGCCTTTCCATCTTGCATTAAAGGAGTTATATCTCTAAAGATTATTCCCTTTTTTGGAAAATTTTCTATTGATTTTACATAATTCTTTAAATTCATTCTATCTCCCCTTAATTTTAAATCTCTTCTTTATGTAATAACATTCTCTTTAATTTTAAAATATCATCATCTTTTATATCTGAGATCTTCTCTAAATGTCTTCTACTTTTTTCAAGATCTCTCTTTGAATAATATAGATTTACTAAATTTTTTACCACATCTTTATCAGTAGGATCTAATTTATGAGCTTTTTCATAAAAATCAATAGCTGAATTTATATCTCCCAGTTCATAGGATAAAAAAGCTATCTCTTTTATAACAACTACATTATTTGGATTTATCTCATAAGCTTTTTCATATTCTTTTAAAGCATCTTTTTTCTTTCCTTTTTGATAGAGATTTATACCTTTAATAAAGCTATACTTTTCCTCTTTTGAATTAGAGTTTGAACAACCTACACAAAACATTAAACATAATATTAGTAATATTTTTATCATTACTACTACTCCTATTTTTCATTATTTTCAATTAATTCATTCTCTTCATCTTTTATTCCATGTTTTTCAGGAGTAATAACTCCACCTGAAATTATAAGTTTAACTGCATCATCTATTTTAATATCCAATATATGAACATCTTTAGCATCGACAATTATAAACATTCCAGATGTTGGGTTTGGAGATGTTGGAATAAAAATATTATACATCTTTTCAACCCCAGTAGCTTTTTCCAATGTTTCATTTTTGTCTGCTGTTAAAAATCCTATACTGTATATTCCTTTTCTAGGATACTCTACAGCTACTACCTTTTGATAAGTAGTTGCTCTATCTGATTTTACAATATTTATTATTTGACTAATTGTTGTATAAATTTGATTAACAAAAGGTATTTTTCTTAAAAATTGTTTCGCTTTTTTTGCAATTTTTGCAAAAAATACCAGTTTCAAAGTAAACCCTACAATACATATGAATATTACCATAGTTATTAAAGATAATATGTATGTTAAGATTTGAAAATAGAAGATATAATCCTCTTCTCCAACAAGATTTAGAATTATATTTTTTATAATTATAGTTACAAAAGAGTCATTTAAAACTATTAATACAAGTCCCATTATCCAGTTAAAGATATAAGCTGTTAATACTAAAGGTAGTAATGAAAAAAGACCTGCATAAAAATAATTTTTTAAATGTTTAATCATCTAATGTTTGCTCCTTTTCAATGTATACTTTAGAAACTCTCATTTTATTTACTTCTAAGACTCTTAGTTTTACACCATCTATTGTAAGCTCATCTCCTACACTTGCTACTCTACCAAGTTCAGTAATAATAAGCCCACCTAAACTTTCATAATCATCTGAATCTGGAAGTTGTATATCTAACTCTTTATCTAAAGTTTCTATATCTATCATAGCATCCACTTCATAGCTATTTTCATCTATTTGAGTTATAAACTCTTCCTCTTCTGTATCAAACTCATCTCTAATCTCTCCAACTATCTCTTCTATCAAATCTTCAATAGTTAGAAGTCCCACTATTCCACCATACTCATCAAGTACAAGAGCAATATGAACTTTTAATGTTCTAAACTCTTTTAAAATTTCTATTATAGATTTTGTTTCTGGTACAAAATATCCAGGTCTTATAAAGTTTTTAATAGGAACATTAGTATTACCATCTTTCAGGCTATTCATAATATCTTTTATATATAATACTCCTATTATATTATCAATAGTATCTTCATACACAGGAATTCTTGAAAAACCGTTATCTATTAACTCATACCAAATATCATCAATAGTTTTATTTCCTTCAAATGCAAGCATTGATGTTCTAGGTGTCATTACTTCTTTAGCTGTAGTTTCTCCAAACCCAACTATAGAATGAATCATTTCTTTTTCATCCTCTTCTATTACACCTTCAGCCTCTCCAACATTTACAAAAGAGATTATGTCTTCTTCTGTTATCATCAATGTTTCATCTGTTAAATCAATTCCCAACATTCTTCCTATAAACTTAGAAATCCCAATCAATATCTTAATAACAGGTTTAGTTAAAAAACTGAACCAATATATTACTACTATTACTATTCCAGCTATTTTTAAAGATTGATTCTTAGCTATAATTTTTGGTGTTATCTCCCCAAAAATTAATATTATTATAGTCATAATAATAGTTGCAATAGCTATAGATTTACTTGAATTTCCCATTAAATTTACAGTTACAACTGTTGCTATTGAAGAAGCCCAAATGTTTACTATATTATTTCCTAATAACAATCCAGTAAGCATCTCATTTGGATTTTTCAACCATTTTTTTAAAAGACTAACTTGTTTTTCATGCTTCCCATCTTCTAACTTCTCTAAATGAATACTTCTAAAAGAAGTTAAAGCTGTCTCAGAAGCTGAGAAAAAACCTGACAATAAAATTAAACCCACAAGCAACACAATATTTTGATACGTGTCCACTTCTACTCATACACCTTCCTTATTTTTAATAACATTTATTTATTAAGTCACTTTTAGTGACTATTCCAACTAATTTTTCATTTTCTAAAACTAAAGCATAATTATAATCTTTATCTAACATTTCACTTACTACACCTTCTAAATCAGCATCTATATCTGCTGTATAGAAATTTTTCTCCATTATATCTTCAGCCTTAAATGATATGAATTTTTTCATTTTTTCTTTAAACCCTTTGCTGTTTGGTAAAGCTATCATTATTTCCCAAAAAGCTATTACTGGAGGTACTGGAGATTTTCCCTGCTTTACTAAAATGTCATCTCTTGTTACAACTCCAACAATCTTATCTCCATCTAAAACTGGTAATTTCCCCAATCTTTTCTCTTTCATTATTGAAACTATTTCTCCAACTAATGTTTCTCTTGTTATTGTTTGAACATTGCTATTGATTACATCTCTTACTTTTTTCATAGTAACCTCCACCTTTATAATATTATCATATATTTATTTAAAATACAATAATTCCCCCTAATGTATTTTTTATAAAAATAGTATTATATTACTAAAATAGCTCCTTAAAAAATAAAAAATTAAAACCAGAAAATCTGGTTTTATTTTATTATAAATAACTTGTCTCCTTTTTTAACAAGCTCTCCATCTTCTACTAATATTTTAACTATAGTACAACTTTTATGTGCTTTTACTTCATTCATTAATTTCATAGCTTCTATTATACATAGAGTTTCTCCTGAAGCTACACTTTGTCCTTCTGCTACAAATGGAGGATTTCCCGGAGCTGAAGATTTATAGAAAGTTCCTACCATTGGTGATGTAATAACTTCTCCCTCTACCTCTTCTTTAACTTCCTCTTGTTTTGGGGCAACTTCTTCTTGAACAAAATCAACAGCTGCTGTAACTGCTGGAGTTTTAGCCACTATTACTTGCTCTGGTTGAGCTACTTTATTCTCTTTTTTTAAAGTTACTTTTGCTCCTTCACTTTCAACTACCACTTCATTCAAATTATATTTTTCAATACTTTCTGCTAAATCCTTTATCATTTTTAAATCTATTTTCATCTTTTCCTCCAATTTGTTTAGTTACTTCCTATAATTCTTAATTCTTTTACACCATCAACTTCAGTTATTCTTTCAAGCATTCCCTCTATTTTTCTTAACATATTTTCAGTTGTTTGAATAGAGATTGTTGATTTTGCTATTCCATCTATAGCTATATTTTGAACTATAGTCAGTATATTCATATCTTCAGTTGCAATAATTTCTAGTATCTTAGCAAGTATTCCCGGTTTGTCTATAAGTGACATATGTATACTAAATACTTTATCCTTTCCACTTTCAAAAAATGGTTTAATATAGTCTTTATATTTATAATAAGTACTTCTACTTATCCCTACCTTTTTTATAGCTTCATATTTTGACATTTTACTATGTTGAACAAGATCATTTACTTTAATTACACTTTGGATAGAGTTTGGCAGTATTCTCTTATCGACAATATAAAATTCTCTCTTTCCAGCTGGATCTATTTTTATCTCTTCTAAATCATAATTTTCAGCTTCTTTTTTTTCTATACCAATTTTCTTTTTATTAGTAATTTTCATTGCTTCTATCCCTCCACAAATATTTATACAAGTTTCTTATTTCTCTTAAATGCAGATAATGTATTCTTAAAAAGCATAGCTACAGTCATAGGACCTACTCCTCCAGGAACAGGTGTTATCCACTTACATTTTGGAGCCACATTTTCAAAATCTACATCTCCAAAAAGTCCCTCTTCTGTTCTATTTATTCCTACATCAATAATAATAGCCCCATCTTTTACCATATCAGCTTTTACAAATTTTGCCACTCCCATAGCTGCAACAATTATATCTGCTTCTTTTAATTTATCTGCTAAATTTTTTGTTTTACTATTACAAATAGTTACAGTTGCTCCCTCATTTATGAAAAATCCTGCCATAGGTTTCCCTACAATATTACTTCTTCCTATTATTACAACATCTTTTCCTTCTACTTCTAATTCGTATCTTTTAAATAGTTCAACTATTCCAGAAGGAGTACAAGGTTTTATAGAATTTTTATCTCCTAAAAAAAGTAATCCCATATTCTCTGGTTTAAAACCATCTACATCCTTTGAAAAGGCTATTGTATCTACTACCTTTTTCTCATCTATATGTTTAGGAAGAGGCAATTGTACTAAAATTCCATCTACTTTTTCATCCTCATTTAACTCTCTTATAACATTTAAAAGCTCTTCTTCAGTTACATTTTCAGGAAGATAATGTGCAAAACTTTCAAATCCTAACTCTGCACAACCTTTAATTTTAGAATTTACATATATTTTTGAAGCAGGATTTTCCCCTACTAAAACTATTGCCAATCCTGGAACTTTTCCTACTTTTTCTTTTATCCCTTTAAGCTCTTCTTTTATCTCCTCTTTTATTTGAGAAGATGTCTTTTTTCCATCTAGTATCATTTAATTAAACTTATCTCCCTTTTTCAAAATATTACCATTTAAAATATCTGCTCCACTTAAAAGCTTTTTATTTTCTGGTTTAACCTCTGTAAGAATAACACTTCCATTACCAGTTTTTACAACTACACCTTTTCCTTTAATTGTATCTACAATCTCTCCAATTTCTCCATCTTCATATTTTTTGAAGTTTTCTTTTACTCCGTAGATTTTGAAAATTTTATCATCTAACATAGTATAAGCACTTGGAAATGGATTCATCCCTCTTACCATATTAAAAATCTCTCTCTCTGTTAGATTCCAATTAATTTTACAATCTTCTTTCCTAAAAGGCTTTACAAATGTAGCTTCAGAATGATTTTGAACTGTTCTTGGAGCTTCACCTTTTTCTATTAGTTTTACCGCTTCTAGTAACTTTTCAGCTCCTATCTCCATCAATCTATCGTGAAGAGTTAAGAAAGTATCCTCATCTGTTATCTCTGTTTCTCCAGTAAGAATAACATCTCCAGCATCTAACTCTTCAGCTATATGCATTATACTTACCCCTGTTTTCTCTTCTCCATGTATCAAAGCAGCATTTATTGGAGCTGCTCCTCTATATTTTGGCAGAAGTGAAGAGTGAACATTTATAATTCCCAATTTAGGTAATTCTATTATCTCTTTTGGAATTATTTTTCCATAAGCAACAACTACTATTAAATCTGGATTTAAATCTTTTATAAGATTATATGTTTCCTCTGTTTTTAAGCTATTTGGTTGATATACAGGGATATTATTAGCTAAAGCATACTCTTTTACAGGAGTATATTTTATCTTTTTTCCTCTCATATTTGGCTTATCAACTTTAGTAAAAGCTCCTATTATATCATACTCTTTATTTAAAATA
The window above is part of the uncultured Fusobacterium sp. genome. Proteins encoded here:
- the tgt gene encoding tRNA guanosine(34) transglycosylase Tgt, whose translation is MTKKLPVTYELEVKQGKARAGRITTPHGVIETPVFMPVGTQATVKTMTPEELETIGSEIILGNTYHLYLRPSDELIAKFGGLHKFMNWNRPILTDSGGFQVFSLGALRKITEEGVKFSSHIDGSKHFLSPEKSISIQNNLGSDIVMLFDECPPGLSTREYMIPSIERTTRWAKRCIEAHKRPDEQGLFAIVQGGIYEDLRDKSLNELMTMDESFSGYAIGGLAVGEPREDMYRILHHIVEKCPENKPRYLMGVGEPLDMLEAVEAGIDMMDCVQPSRIGRHGTVFTKYGRLVIKNAAYAEDDRPLDEGCDCYVCRNYTRGYIRHLFKAEEILGQRLATYHNLYFLLKLMKNARKAIIDGNFKEYKDEFIKNYQMGKKSEWLQPKKIGE
- a CDS encoding bifunctional (p)ppGpp synthetase/guanosine-3',5'-bis(diphosphate) 3'-pyrophosphohydrolase, encoding MNYWEEIVNQINKNNLKVDLEKIKLALCFAEECHEGQYRKSGEDYIMHPVEVTKILIDMKMDTDTIVAGILHDIVEDTMITLADIKYNFGDTVATLVDGVTKLKNLPNGTKKQDENIRKMILAMAQNLRVIIIKLADRLHNMRTMKYMKPEKQISISQETLDIYAPLAHRLGIAKIKWELEDLCLRYLKPDEYTHIKSLIDSKRAERSEYIESFIKTIVKLLHDTGIKGSVKGRFKHFYSIYKKMYEKGKEFDDIYDLMGIRIIVDTEAECYNTLGVIHSHFRPVPGRFKDYIAVPKSNNYQSIHTTIVGPQGKFIEIQIRTEEMDKVAEEGVAAHWSYKEKTKVTKGDQIYGWLRNILELQNEAEDTQDFIKSVTEDIMNETVFVFSPKGDILELPQGATPLDFAFAIHTQIGCKCVGAKVNGKIVTLDYKLQNGDRVEIITAKNSKGPAKDWLDIVVTHGAKSKIRKLLKDSIMEETIKIGRENLERELGKLGISLKEMEEDPIIKKHMEKNNINNLDEFYFHVGEKRSKIDVIIKKLRTRIEKERAISNIDIDELMEKKKEKEKSSAGKNDYGIVIDGVNNTLIRFARCCTPLPGDEITGYVTKLTGITVHRKDCKNVQSMIAHDPTREIAVAWDKSLIAKKLNKYKFTFNVLVYDRPNILLDLMNVIANHKINLVSVNSNEIVKNGDKYINLKLTIEISDKSEYKYLLNNLLKLKSVISVDR
- a CDS encoding adenine phosphoribosyltransferase, coding for MNLKNYVKSIENFPKKGIIFRDITPLMQDGKAYKETINRLVEFAKEKEVDVVVGPEARGFLFGCPVATELEVGFVPVRKPGKLPREVIEYSYDLEYGSNVLAMHKDAIKPGQRVLIVDDLLATGGTIEAVIKLVEALGGVVAGLGFLIELEELKGIEKLKDYPVLALMKY
- a CDS encoding tetratricopeptide repeat protein — encoded protein: MIKILLILCLMFCVGCSNSNSKEEKYSFIKGINLYQKGKKKDALKEYEKAYEINPNNVVVIKEIAFLSYELGDINSAIDFYEKAHKLDPTDKDVVKNLVNLYYSKRDLEKSRRHLEKISDIKDDDILKLKRMLLHKEEI
- a CDS encoding DUF502 domain-containing protein, with product MIKHLKNYFYAGLFSLLPLVLTAYIFNWIMGLVLIVLNDSFVTIIIKNIILNLVGEEDYIFYFQILTYILSLITMVIFICIVGFTLKLVFFAKIAKKAKQFLRKIPFVNQIYTTISQIINIVKSDRATTYQKVVAVEYPRKGIYSIGFLTADKNETLEKATGVEKMYNIFIPTSPNPTSGMFIIVDAKDVHILDIKIDDAVKLIISGGVITPEKHGIKDEENELIENNEK
- a CDS encoding hemolysin family protein, whose protein sequence is MDTYQNIVLLVGLILLSGFFSASETALTSFRSIHLEKLEDGKHEKQVSLLKKWLKNPNEMLTGLLLGNNIVNIWASSIATVVTVNLMGNSSKSIAIATIIMTIIILIFGEITPKIIAKNQSLKIAGIVIVVIYWFSFLTKPVIKILIGISKFIGRMLGIDLTDETLMITEEDIISFVNVGEAEGVIEEDEKEMIHSIVGFGETTAKEVMTPRTSMLAFEGNKTIDDIWYELIDNGFSRIPVYEDTIDNIIGVLYIKDIMNSLKDGNTNVPIKNFIRPGYFVPETKSIIEILKEFRTLKVHIALVLDEYGGIVGLLTIEDLIEEIVGEIRDEFDTEEEEFITQIDENSYEVDAMIDIETLDKELDIQLPDSDDYESLGGLIITELGRVASVGDELTIDGVKLRVLEVNKMRVSKVYIEKEQTLDD
- a CDS encoding CBS domain-containing protein, whose product is MKKVRDVINSNVQTITRETLVGEIVSIMKEKRLGKLPVLDGDKIVGVVTRDDILVKQGKSPVPPVIAFWEIMIALPNSKGFKEKMKKFISFKAEDIMEKNFYTADIDADLEGVVSEMLDKDYNYALVLENEKLVGIVTKSDLINKCY
- the accB gene encoding acetyl-CoA carboxylase biotin carboxyl carrier protein, which encodes MKIDLKMIKDLAESIEKYNLNEVVVESEGAKVTLKKENKVAQPEQVIVAKTPAVTAAVDFVQEEVAPKQEEVKEEVEGEVITSPMVGTFYKSSAPGNPPFVAEGQSVASGETLCIIEAMKLMNEVKAHKSCTIVKILVEDGELVKKGDKLFIIK
- a CDS encoding ACT domain-containing protein encodes the protein MDPAGKREFYIVDKRILPNSIQSVIKVNDLVQHSKMSKYEAIKKVGISRSTYYKYKDYIKPFFESGKDKVFSIHMSLIDKPGILAKILEIIATEDMNILTIVQNIAIDGIAKSTISIQTTENMLRKIEGMLERITEVDGVKELRIIGSN
- the folD gene encoding bifunctional methylenetetrahydrofolate dehydrogenase/methenyltetrahydrofolate cyclohydrolase FolD, which gives rise to MILDGKKTSSQIKEEIKEELKGIKEKVGKVPGLAIVLVGENPASKIYVNSKIKGCAELGFESFAHYLPENVTEEELLNVIRELNEDEKVDGILVQLPLPKHIDEKKVVDTIAFSKDVDGFKPENMGLLFLGDKNSIKPCTPSGIVELFKRYELEVEGKDVVIIGRSNIVGKPMAGFFINEGATVTICNSKTKNLADKLKEADIIVAAMGVAKFVKADMVKDGAIIIDVGINRTEEGLFGDVDFENVAPKCKWITPVPGGVGPMTVAMLFKNTLSAFKRNKKLV
- the fmt gene encoding methionyl-tRNA formyltransferase, translated to MRILFMGTPDFAVPCFDILNKEYDIIGAFTKVDKPNMRGKKIKYTPVKEYALANNIPVYQPNSLKTEETYNLIKDLNPDLIVVVAYGKIIPKEIIELPKLGIINVHSSLLPKYRGAAPINAALIHGEEKTGVSIMHIAEELDAGDVILTGETEITDEDTFLTLHDRLMEIGAEKLLEAVKLIEKGEAPRTVQNHSEATFVKPFRKEDCKINWNLTEREIFNMVRGMNPFPSAYTMLDDKIFKIYGVKENFKKYEDGEIGEIVDTIKGKGVVVKTGNGSVILTEVKPENKKLLSGADILNGNILKKGDKFN